A genomic window from Equus caballus isolate H_3958 breed thoroughbred chromosome 5, TB-T2T, whole genome shotgun sequence includes:
- the S100A3 gene encoding protein S100-A3 isoform X1, whose amino-acid sequence MASVRMARPLEQAVAAIVCTFREYAGRCGDKHKLCQAELKELLQKELPTWTPTEFRECDYNKFMSVLDTNKDCEVDFVEYVRSLACLCTYCHDYFKDCPPEPPCPQ is encoded by the exons ATGGCCTCAG TGAGGATGGCCAGGCCTCTGGAACAGGCGGTGGCTGCCATCGTGTGCACCTTTCGGGAGTATGCGGGGCGCTGCGGGGACAAGCACAAGCTCTGCCAGGCAGAGCTCAAGGAGCTGCTACAGAAGGAGCTGCCCACCTGGACCCCG ACGGAGTTCCGGGAGTGTGACTACAATAAATTCATGAGTGTTCTGGACACCAACAAGGACTGTGAGGTGGACTTTGTGGAATACGTGCGCTCGCTCGCCTGCCTCTGCACCTACTGCCACGACTACTTCAAGGACTGTCCCCCAGAGCCCCCCTGCCCCCAGTAG
- the S100A3 gene encoding protein S100-A3 isoform X2: protein MARPLEQAVAAIVCTFREYAGRCGDKHKLCQAELKELLQKELPTWTPTEFRECDYNKFMSVLDTNKDCEVDFVEYVRSLACLCTYCHDYFKDCPPEPPCPQ, encoded by the exons ATGGCCAGGCCTCTGGAACAGGCGGTGGCTGCCATCGTGTGCACCTTTCGGGAGTATGCGGGGCGCTGCGGGGACAAGCACAAGCTCTGCCAGGCAGAGCTCAAGGAGCTGCTACAGAAGGAGCTGCCCACCTGGACCCCG ACGGAGTTCCGGGAGTGTGACTACAATAAATTCATGAGTGTTCTGGACACCAACAAGGACTGTGAGGTGGACTTTGTGGAATACGTGCGCTCGCTCGCCTGCCTCTGCACCTACTGCCACGACTACTTCAAGGACTGTCCCCCAGAGCCCCCCTGCCCCCAGTAG
- the S100A4 gene encoding protein S100-A4 codes for MAYPLEKALDVMVSTFHKYSGKEGDKFKLNKSELKELLTRELPSFLGKRTDEAAFQKLMSNLDSNKDNEVDFQEYCVFLSCIAMMCNEFFEGFPDKQPRKK; via the exons ATGGCGTACCCCCTGGAGAAGGCCCTGGATGTGATGGTATCCACCTTCCACAAGTACTCTGGCAAGGAGGGTGACAAGTTCAAGCTCAACAAGTCAGAGCTAAAGGAGCTGCTGACCCGGGAGCTGCCCAGCTTTTTGGGG AAAAGGACAGATGAAGCTGCATTCCAGAAGCTGATGAGCAACTTGGACAGCAACAAGGACAACGAGGTGGATTTCCAGGAGTACTGTGTCTTCCTGTCCTGCATCGCCATGATGTGCAACGAGTTCTTCGAAGGCTTCCCCGATAAGCAGCCCCGGAAGAAATGA